GTGCCCGGCCGAGCCGCTATCGAGCGCCGGTAGGTCCACGCCCAGCACCTGGGCGAGGCCGGCCAGCAGCATGAAACCGGCGGTGATATAGGTCTTGTAGCCACTCAGAATATCCATGATCGAGCTCCATTGATCGGGTTTGGATGGGGATGTGGGCGTGGCGGCGTCAAGCAAGGCCGCAGCCCGGACGGCGGCGACGCGGGCGGACCAGCCCTTGCCAAAGGTGGCAAAGGTCGTGAGCCGGTTGAGAAAACCGAGGCGGCTGTCGCAGAGCGACCCGATCAGCCCGGCCGCGCCCTCGCGGTCGACGCGGCTGGTGATCGCTGCCAGAGTCAACGGGCCGATGACCCCGTCCGTCGTCACGCCCAGTTCGGCCTGCAGCGTGGCGATAGCGCGGGCCGGGCCGGAATTGACGGCGAAATCGAACAGCGCCAGGTCGAGCCCGGCCGGCAATTGCCCCGCCTTGCTGGCGTCCCAGTAGAGGGCGCGATAGATGCGCGCCGCCTCGTCCCGCCCCAGGCCCTGCACAGCGCTTTTGGGCAGCGCCCACCAGGGCGAGACCTGACGCCGGCGCGCCAGCGTCTTGCGGGTAATACCCAGATTGGTGGCGCCGCCGGGATCGCTGGGATGGTCGGCATAGCCGCCTTCATGAAGCAGTACCGCGTCCAGACAGATGTCAAAGCGGGTTCTAGCCATGGAAATCTCCTGATGCGGCATGGCCCGCGCCCAGCACGGGGCTGAGCTGGGCGACAGAAAAGCTGAAGGCGCCGGGCAGGCCGCCGAAATCGAGCAGCTGCTCGGCGCTGGAATAGAGGGCTGTGGGCGATCCCACGTCGATGACGCGCCTGACCACGCCGCCGTCGAGAATGGTCAGGCGATAGGCCTCGGGCGCATGCTCGAGCGGCGCATCAGCCAGACCCCAGCCATCGCCATCGGCGCGGCTGCAGCGGGTCCAGGTCAGGACAATATCGCCGTCCGGCTGGCGCCGCGCCCGCAGATGCACCGGCGGCAGCGGCAAAGCCGGGCCCAGATCGACCGCCAGGGTCAGCGGAGTCCCCTCGACGTCGCCGCTGCCGGCATAGAGCCGGAGCGCCCGCGTCTCGCCCAGCCAGGCTGTTTCGATCGGCAAGGTGGCTACCCGGCTATCGAGAATGATGACCCTGGCGCCGATGGCGGCAGGTCCGATGGCCGGTCCCGTGCTCTCGAGCCCGCGCAGCAAGCCCGTCAGCCGATAGCGCCCCGGCGCCACCAGGCTGGCAGCGGCAAAGCCGATCACCTCCCAGGCGCCAACATCGGTCTGCACCGCCAGCCGGTTGCTGCCAGCGAGCACAGCGAGGTCTTCCGCCGAGGCTAGGTGCCCTTCATGCAGGGTCACCTCGACGCCCGGCCCGCGATCCCAGACCGCGCGCGGCCCGGCTGCCAGCGGCGTCGCCAGCACGCCCAGCTCGCCCCGGCGCGCCAGGCTTGCCAGACTGGTCCCGGTGGTCTCGTCCACCAGTTGCAGCGCGCCCGGCCAGGGCTGGGCATAGCCGGCCAGCGCCAGCCGCGCGCGGGTCGGCTCGGCCGGCAGCGGCGGCAGCTGCGCCAGCGCCAGCAGCGGCACGGCGCGCACTGCATTGTCGCTGCCGCCGCGCAGCGAGCGATCGCCACCCACCGCGACTGCGGCAAGAGCCGGCAGCGCCTGGACCGTCACTTTTCGGGTCAGGCGATCGTTGATGGCGGTGATCTCGAATGGGCCTTCGGCGAGGCCCGCGATCGCGACGACATCGCCGGGCTCCAGCGCCAGTTGCGCCGGTGGCAGCTCGAACTCCAGGGTTTCGCGCCGGGCGCTCTGCCCGTCGAGCAGGCGTTCGGCCGCCAGCCTTGCTGCGGCGCCATCGAGCACCAGCGCCATGCTCTCGCCCGCCAATGGACCGTCGGCCTGAGCCAAAGCTGTCACCGTGCCGGTCAGATAATCGCGCTCGCGGTCGACAAAGCTCAGCGCCAGCCGCCCCGGCTTTTCTGCCGGATCGCCGCGGCGCCGCGACAGCGTCGCGCCCTCGCCCTGCGCCAGCAGCGCCGGCTCCAGCGTGACTGCCGCCTGCCGGCTGGCCGCGCCCAGATGCAGCCCGTCAGGCCCATGCCGCAGCCCCTGCCCCGTCACGGCGATCAGCGGCTCCAGCGCGGCGCGGCCGGTGGTGGCCGTGCCCAAAGTGTAGCCGCTGACAAAGGGCAGGCTCGCCTCCGCCGTCAATGTCACGCCATGCTCGGCCGCCAAAGCCACCGCCAGTTCGTCGCTGGACAGCCCGCCGAGCCGCCCGGTCAGCCAGTGGCCGGTGCGGTGGTTGGCGCCGTCCGACCACACCTCTGTGAGCGCCGGAAAGGCCGGCCAGGGCCGCGCGTCCCAGGTCCAGTGATAGATGCGGTCGATGTCCACCATGCCGGGCGGATTGTTGGCCGGGTCGCGCCAGAAGGCCTGGTGGGCGCGCAGAGCCTGGCGCTGCATCAGCGGATCGGCCATGCCGGTGGAAAAATGCGGCCCTCCGCTTTCGGCGCTCTTGTCGTCGCCAAAGATATTGGGCTGGTTGGCCCCCTTGTCGACGGCGCCGGAGCCCAGCTCATCACACCAGGCCGCAGCAAATTGCGGTCCCCGGAATCGGTCGGGGTCTGACGCCGACATCACCATGTCCCGCACCCCGTTGGGCCAGTACAGTTCATTGTCCTTGAGCCTTGGGCGTTCCTTGTCGGGATGAACGCCCAGGATGCCGCTGTCGCCCCGTACCATGATGGACGCGGCTTCGGTCATGGTTTCCCCGACCAGCGCGATCGGACTGACGCCCCTGGCCGCCAGGCCACGGACCCATTCGGCACCGGCCCGCGTCTTGCCGGCGCCGCGCCCGCCCAGCAGCAGCCAGGTTGTCCAGTCGCCTGCCGGGGGGCGCTGTTTATCCAGCGCCCATTTGTGCCAGTTGAAATAGAGCGCCTCGGCGTCTTGCTCGGTTTTGGAAAAGGCCAGCTCCTGGGGGCTGGCGGGGCCATAGAGTTCGTCATCGGGCGCCGGGGCCTCAGCGGTTTCTGAATTGCTCAATGCGCTTGGCCAGTTTGTTGCGCAGGTCCGTCATGTCCTTCTTGCTGGCCGGCTCGGCATTGCGCTGTGCAGCGCCCATTTCGAGCAGTGCGTCCAGCGTACGCACCTCCAGGCTGAGTACCCGTGCCTGCCGGTCGATTGGTTCATCTGTGGCCATTTCCAATTGCCTTACCTGTTTGTCGAGCACCTTGAGCATCCGCGCGACGAGGTCGTCATACCGGACGATGCGGGCGCGGGCACTGAGCCAGCCTTCCACTTCCCTGCGGTAGCGCAGTTGCGCCAGGGTGATGCCATAGCGCTGGCAGATGGTGGCGGGGTGGAACTGACGGCCCTCATATTCGGCGCGGATCGCATCCCAGCGAATGCCGGGCGGTTCGGTCAACAGGCTGTCGCTATCCATGTCCATGACTCACTTGTGAATCGCCGCCGCGCCATGGCCTGGAACCAGATGAATCCGTCGCGGATTCACCTGCAAAGCCGTCCACCCGGGAGGACCCGATGTCCGCCGTGATCCGCCATATCCACTACAAGCCCGAAAGCCGCGAGCTCTCGATCTGGTTCGGTCCCGAGGGCCGGCGCTATAGCTATTTCGATGTGCCCGAAGCCATCTTTGCGGGCCTGCGCAACGCCGAGTCCCGCGGCCGGTTCTTCAACCAGGCGATCCGTGACCGCTTCGCCTGCGTGCTCGTCGATCCGTCCGCCGTGCGCAACCGGCGCTGGCGGGCGCTGCATCCGGGTTCTTTACCCACTTCTTCGACTGTGCCTGAACAATAGCATGCCAGCGTGACGCGGGGATAACTGGGATAAGTTGGCGGTAAAAAACGGCGCGGATGACGTGCTGATCGCGGCGAAGCGCGCGGGCAGATCAGCGAATACAACCGACACTGCCTCAACGGCCCGGGACAGCTGGCCAAAGCCACGCCGCATCTGCACGAAATATGCGAGCACCCGTCCGGATTCGAAAACCTGTCGACTAGCTACGTAAAAGGCCCATAGGGTAAGCAAGGCAGGCGCCTTTCCAGAACACCGGCAAGGCAGCAAGGAGTACATGAATGAGAAGCTTGACGATTGCCGTGGCGTTGACGGTCTCCTGCAGCCTTGTTGTGCCTGCGGCCGCGCAGAAAAGCCCCATCAAGGAAGGCGATTATGTGTGCCGGAACAACGGGCAGATCACCGGCTCCTTCCAGATCGACAGCGCCTCGACCTATGTCGATGGCGCGGGCCAGCAGCGCAGCTATCAATATGACCCTTCGCTCAACGTCCTCAATTTCGATACCGGCAAGCAGTATTTCATTGGTCGGGAGAACCTGCTCATTCTGCTTGAAAACGGACAGATCGGAAAGCACGGCTGCATCAGGCAGATCAGGTAACAGACCAGGTGTTCAGTAGCCGGCAATTACTGGCCCGACGGCAGCAGTCGACCCGGTTGCGGTCGTTGGTTCCTATCTGAGGCTTATCTGAAAGCGGCCGTTGCCAGTGTCTGGAGAGAAGATGCGCCAGGCAGTTCTCGCTGGCGCATCTTCTGCTGATTACTGACTTGTCGATTCAGCCGCTGCTACCAGGGCGCGTTGCCCGCTGGCTCAACGAAGCGGCCCGACACAGTGTCATCCTCAAACAGGGCATATTCAACCGGCAAGCGGGCCCCTTCTTCGGCAGTCATGAAGCCATTGTTGCCGGTCAAGTCTGTTTTGACATAGCCGGGCGCCACAGAGTTGACTGCAATTCCGGCACCTTTCAGTTCTGCGGCCAATTGCACGGTGAGCATGTTGAGCGCGGCCTTTGAGGCGTTGTAGCCAATGAGACGAGCCTCATAATAAGGCGAGGACGGATCGCCATTGATGGAAAGGGACCCCAGCATAGTGGCCAGGTTGACGATGCGCCCGGCGGTAGAGCTGCGCAAAAGTGGCAGCATGGCCTGTGTCACTGCCAGCGTGCCGAGGAAATTGGTTTCCATAAGCCGGCGTGCAGCCCCGATTGTCGCAACGGAGGGCGGACCATCTTCCGCATCTACGATGCCGGCATTGTTGACCAGAATATCGAGCCGACTATATCGTCCCCCGATCATCTGCGCCGCTGCCTCGATGGTCGCTTCGTCATTGAGGTCGATCTGGACGGCCTCAACATTAAGTCCGTCCGAGCGGAGCGCCGCAACCGCTTGCTGGCCCCGGGTGAGATCGCGTGATCCGAGTAATACCGTGACCCCGGACTGGGCCAGCTGACGAGCAATCTCCAGACCGATGCCCTTGTTGGCGCCGGTCACCAGCGCGATTTTCTGTGTCGTCATCATCAATACCCTTCAGAAATTGGCCAAATGCCTGACGTCAATATATGAAGGATCATTCGAGTTTTGGATTCGCATATGGATGTTGCAGCCCCGGGTCACCTAAGTGCCCGCAAAGTGCCGCGTCAGGCGCGTTCCGCGGTGACGGTCGACGCCATTTTCGAGGCGACCATTCAGGTTCTGCTTGCCGAGGGAGTGCACCGGTTGACCACCACGCGCGTGGCGCAACGCGCCGGCGTGTCTGTGGGCACTATGTACCAATATTTCCCGCACAAGCAGGCGTTGCTTTACGCACTCAACGAGCGCTACCTCGATCGGCTCGCCGATCGGGTGGAGGACGTATGCCTGCACCATCACGGCAAGCCGACCGGCATCATGGTAGCGGCCCTGGTAACGGCCTACTGGGAGGCCAAGACCGAGCGCGCCGATGTCACTCGGGTGCTCTACAGTTCTGCCGTCGAGCTCGATAACGAAGCGCTCATAGACGCGTTCGCCAGGCGTATGGACCAAGCAACAATGACAATGCTTGCCACGGCCCCTGGCGCTAAATACGTCCACCTCGAACTGGTGAATGCCACCCTGTTATCGGTCATTTTTGGCACCGTGCGGAATGTCTTTGAGCGCAATATGCCGTTGACGCTTCAAGTTGATATCCGAAAACAATTGGTAGCGATGTGCATGTCTTATCTTCAGGGATCTGGCGGCTAGCGACTAAACGATCAAATTAGGTCACGTCAGCTTTCTTTGTCGTTCCGCCAAAAAAGCAGCCAGTCCGCTCCCCACCCCATAACCGCCCCCTACCCCTCCCGCGCAAAATCCATCGCCGCCTCCAGCGCCGCCAGGTCGCTCTCGGCGGTCATGGCTTGCCGGGCGCGGGCGGCGACGTCCCGGGCCATGGCCAAGGCCGGCGCCCGGAGATCGGGACTGGCAAAGGCCAGTGTCCTCAGCCCCACCAGCAGGCGCTGCACCACCTCGATGGTGGCCGCGCCGTCGCGGGCAATGGGGCGGAAGCCGTCACTGATCAGGTCGGTCGGATCGAGCGGCGGCACCGAAATCCGGTCATGGCGCGGCTGCCAGTCGGGATCGGCGGCGGGACGGTCGATCAGCACGCGCACCAGCGTGCCGACCACGTCGATGGCGGTGCCCGGATCGTTGATGCCGGGCGATAGCGCCTTGGAGGCGATCTCGCCCAGCACGACGAGGCCAAAGCGCGGGTCGCTGTAAAAGGTGCGACGGTCGCCCACGACAAACGCCGCCTGCAGTTCGTCCACCGCCTCGGCGGGCACCACGCCCTCGATCCGCATGAGCGGGCGGTCGGGCGAGACATAGGTGCCCGGCCGGGCCGTGATGGCGATGGTCAGGTCATGCGCCTGGGCCAGAGCCTGCAACTGGCCGGCATCGACATGCTGTACATAGCCGACTTTGACAGCATTGATGGGCATGCCCTGGGGCGCGATGATCTGCACCCGACAGTCAAAGACCGGATGTTCACCCGACAGGGTAAAGGCCTCGCGCGTTGCGCGCTCCACCCGGTCAATGGTGTGGCCGACCCGGCCAATGGCTGAAATCTGGCCGATCCAGCGGATCAGGGCGGTCACCACCAGCACCACCACGGCCAGGGTGACGGCAAACAGGAACAGCCGCCCGGCCTCGCTATAGAAGCCGGCCGAGAGGCCGATAATGCCGACAATTGCAAAGAGGAAGGCGCCGATGAACATCGAGATGGCGGTCTGGGCGCCGCGATCGGCGGTGATCAGCGCCACCGCCCGCGGCGAGGTCGCACTTGAGGCGCTCGACAAGGCGGCCACCATGGTGGAGAGGGCAAACACCGCCACCGTCAGCAGGCTCGAGGCCAGGATGGTCAGGATCGACACCACCGCATCGGACGGCATGGTGAAGGGCAGGTTTTCGGGGGCAAAGCGCGCCAGAAACCAGGCAATGACGATGCTGAGCACCGCCAGCAGCGAAAAGGCCGCCGGCAGAAACCACATGCGCTGGGCGATCTGGCGAAGATGAAAGGTAAGCTGGCTCATAAAGTCCCCCTGCCCTCAGTAACGCGAAGCGCGGGCAAAGGGTTGTCGAAAAGATCCCGCCCTAGATCCGGACGAACTCAACCTGCTGGCAGGCGATGAACTGGCAGCCGCGCAGCGATAGCCGGTCCTCGTCGACCAGGGTCAGCGATCCGCCGGCGACAGCGCCGCCATAGGTTACCACGCCGCGCCACTGATTGTCAGCGACCGGCCCAGCCTCCCGCACCACGAGCGTATTGAGCTGGGCCAGGTTTTCGGGCGATCGGGCATCGGCGCGCAGCCAGGTCAGCCGGGCGCAGAGTTCGGTGCCGTCGCCGCACAGGCTCACCGCATAGCGCGACTCGCCGGTCGTGGTCTGCCAGCTGCCCACCGGGCTGGGGTCCTCGGCAAAGACCGGGGCCAGGCTGGCCAGCAGCAGCACCAAAGTGGGCAATGTGTCGTTGAGCATGATGGGTCTCGACTAGCAGGTCTGGCCATGCCCCGGCCCGAAGGCGCCGCGCGGCAGCATGATGGATTGGGGTCGGGTTGGCGTCGGCGCAGCCCGCCAATCACCCCAACAAACGCCATCGCCGTGGCCATGATGTGGCAGACGTGTGGGCGTCAGGCCGAACCGCCCCCTGCCCCTCAGCCGAACTTTCGCGCCGCGTCCAGCGCCAGGCCCAGCCCGACGCTGCCCAGCACGTCGGTACGCACCAGTTCGGCATCGGGAAACAAAGCCACCAGCCGGCTGGCAATGGCCGGCACCTGGGTGGAGCCGCCGGTCAGGATCAGGCTGTCGACCTGCGCGCTGCCGATGCCGGCGCGGCGCAGGGTCTCGGCAATGGTGGTCTCGATGCGCTCCACCGAATTGGCCAAAGCCGCAGTGAAATCGGCGATCGAGATGTCGGCGGCCAGGACCTGGTCGCGCACCGGAAAGGCAAAGTCGGCGCGGTCGGCATCCGAGAGCGCGATCTTGGCGGTCTCGACGGCGCCGATCAGGCGATGGCCCAGCCGGTCCTCGATCAGGGCGATCATGGTGCTCACGCGCTCGGGCGCCTGCGCCTCGCGGCCGGTGCCGCGCAGGTCGCGCAGCGCCTGGGCGGTATAGAGCCGGTTGATGCGGTGCCAGGTGGAAAGGTCATAATACGGCGCCACCGGCAGATGGCGCTTGCCGTCGCGGGTCAGCGTGCCCAGGCCCAGTTCGGGCATCACCCTGGCCATGGACAGCAGGCGGTCAAAATCGGTCCCACCGACATGCACGCCCGCCGTGGCCAGGATATCGGCGCTGCGGTCACTGGAGCGGGCGCGCTCGGGCGAAACGCGGACCAGGGAAAAGTCCGAGGTACCGCCGCCCAGATCGACGATCAGCGCCAGCTTTTCGCTTGTCACCTGCCGCTCATAGTCAAGCGCGGCGGCAATCGGCTCGAACTGGAATTCGACATGGCGGAAGCCCTGCGCCCGCACCGCGCCCTCGAGCTGGCCCTGCGCCGCCGCATCGGCCTGGGCATCGTCATCGACGAAATGCACCGGGCGGCCGCAGACCACGCTGTCGACCGGCGCGCCCAGTTCGGTCTCGGCCCGCGCCTTGAGCGCGGCGATGAACAGGCCGATGATCTCGACAAAGCCATAGCTGGTCGCCTTGACCCGGGTGCTGTCGCCGATCAGCGCGGTGCCGAGCACGCTCTTGAGCGAGCGCAGCAGGCGGCCATCGGCGCCGCTGACATATTCGGCCACCGCCTGGCGGCCGAAATAAAGTCGGTCATCCTCGAAGCCGAAGAACAGCACGCTGGGAATGGTGGGCTTGCCGTCTTCGAGCGCCAGCAGGTGCGGCACGCCATGGGCGTCGACCCGGGCAAAGGTGGAATTGGACGTGCCGAAGTCGAGGCCGCAAGCATTGGTCCAGGTGGGGGTCATCGCCGGTCATCCGTGGGAGGGCGGGCATGCTGCCGCCTGAGGGATGGCCGTCTTAAGGGGTCAGCGGTAGGGACGCAACCCGGCGCCGGGCTACCTGTCAGCGCTCAGGCTGCCTTTTCCGCTTGCGCTCAGGCTGCCTTTTTCCGCTTGCGCTCCTGGGCCGGGCGCAGGTCGATGGTCTCAAGCCGGCCGATGCCCTTGCGCTGCGCCTTCTTGAGAGCCTCCAGCGCCGTCTGGAAGAGTTTGCGGTCATAGGCGCCGCGCGGATTGTTGACCGCCAGGCCGATGCTCACCGTCACCGTGCCGGCATGGCTTTCCTTGTGCTCGAGCCCGAGGCGGCGCACGCCGTCATGCATCTTGGCGGCGCTGGAACGGGCCATCAGCACGGGCAGGTCGGGCAAGACCACCACAAAGGTCGAAGCGCCCCAGCGCAGGCACACATCGCTGTCGCGCGGCAGCATGTCGGCCACGGCCTGCATGACGCTGGCGACGCAGTCGTCGGCGGCCGGCTTGCCATAGGCGGAGAGATAATCCTGCATGCGGTCGATCTCGACCACCAGCAGGGACAGCGACACATGCCGGGTGGCTGCGCTGGTCCAGCCATTGGCCAGTTCCTGCTCGATGCGCAGGCCGGGCTTGGGGCGCTTGCCGATGGCGCGGGCCATGGCGGGGAGATCGTCAGTGAGCGCATCGGCGCGCGGCGCCGGTCGCAGCGCCTCAAGGGCCCCGCGCACCCGCGACCAGAAGGGTTCGCCGATATCCTTGTCGATCATGGCGTCTGTCATTTGGCTGCCCATCCTAGGCCCAACAGTGGCTCTGCACGCCACGATCAGGTCACAAGATGGTTAACGAGTTGTAAAGATAGACAGGGAAGCTGGTCCTGGCGCGCGCCGACTGCGGCGATCAAGACGGCTTTCCACATGCAAATGGTTGCAGGATCAGAGCCGGACACCAGGCTATGGCCTGGTGCTGCTGGCTTTCCTGCGCAACTAGATCTCTTCGGGCGGTTCCCATTCGGGCCAGTCGACCGCGTGGTCTTCCCAGGTGTCGGGTTCGACATCGCATTCGAGCACGGTGCGGCCCGAAATCGAGACGCCGACATCGACCACGGTCTGCGGATCGCCCGAAACCAGCGGGTGCCACCAGGCCAGCCCCTTGCCCTCGGCAATGCGGCGATAGGCGCAGGTCGTGGGGATCCAGGGGATTTCGCGCACATTCTTGGGCGTCAGCTTGATGCAGTCGGGCACCTTGGCCTGGCGGCCGGGATAATCGGTGCAGGCGCAGGTATCGCCGTCGAGCAGCTGGCAGCGTACGTCCGAGGTGATCAGGATGCCGGTGTCCTCGTCCTCGAGCTTGAGCAGGCAGCAGCGGCCGCAGCCGTCGCACAAAGCTTCCCACTCGGTCTCGGTCATTTCATCGAGGGTTTTTTCGTCCCAGAAGGCCATCTTAATCCACAGCTGATACGCAAGGGGTCGGTTTGCGCTTGTCTGGCGCAAGGCGCAATCATATTCCAGCGACCACGTTGCATTGCAGCGCGCTGGCGGACAACATTCTCGTGACACGCCGTTTGAGGAAATCTGGTGCAGGACCCGTTCTATACCAAGGAAAAGCGCAAGAAGAGCTCGGGCCTGCTGGCTGCCGATGCCTGGCTCGATTCCTCGCTCTATGAAAGCGGCCAGTCCATGGGCCGCGGTTGGACGCGCTTCCAGGACGTGATGTCGGTCTTCCATGTCGCCGGTTTCAAGCGCCTGGTGGTGGAGATCTTGTCGGACGGATTTTCCTTCCTCGCCATCGGCTGCGGGCTGATGGTGGCCCTCGCCCTGCCCGCCTTTGACGCCACCGCCACCGGCGAGTTCAACAAGGCCGAAGACTATTCGGTCGTCTTCCTCGATCGCTTCGGCACCGAGATCGGCCGCCGCGGCATCCGCTCAGACGATTCCGTCGCCCTGGCCGACATGCCCGACTATCTGATCAAGGCGACGCTGGCGACCGAAGACCGGCGCTTCTACGAGCATTTCGGCATCGATGTGGTCGGTACGCTGCGCGCCCTGGTCAGCAATGCCGGCGGCGATGGCGGCACCCAGGGCGGCTCCTCGATCACCCAGCAATTGGCCAAGAACCTGTTCCTGAGCTCGGAACGCACTATCGAGCGCAAGGTCATCGAGGCGTTTCTGGCCGTCTGGCTGGAATGGCATTACAGCAAGGACCAGATCCTCAAGCTCTATTTCGACAATGCCTATATGGGCGGCGGCAATTTCGGCGTGGTGGCGGCGGCCGACTATTATTTCGGCAAGAAGGTGCAGGATATCGGCCTCGCCGAAGCCGCCATGCTGTCGGGCCTGTTCAAGGCGCCGACGCGCTATGCGCCGCATGTCGATCTGGCGGCGGCGCGCGGCCGCGCCAATCTGGTGCTGAGCAATCTGGTGGCGGCCGGCTTTCTCACCGAGGGCCAGGTGACCGCGGCGCGGCGCCATCCGGCCACGCCGATCGACCGGGTCGCCGATGCCAATTCGCCCAATTACTTCCTCGACTGGGCCTTCGAGGAATCCAAGACGCTGATCGAACAGTCGGCGCACAACACCAACAATTTCGTGGTCCGCACCACCATCGACACCACGCTGCAGAAATATGCCGAGGAGGCGGTGATCTCCACCGTGCGCGAAGGCGCCGAGCAGTATGACGTCGAACAGGCCGCCATGGTGGTGACCGATACCAAGGGCGCCATACGCGCCATGGTGGGCGGCATGGATTACGGCAAGAGCC
This sequence is a window from Devosia beringensis. Protein-coding genes within it:
- a CDS encoding glycoside hydrolase family 108 protein; protein product: MARTRFDICLDAVLLHEGGYADHPSDPGGATNLGITRKTLARRRQVSPWWALPKSAVQGLGRDEAARIYRALYWDASKAGQLPAGLDLALFDFAVNSGPARAIATLQAELGVTTDGVIGPLTLAAITSRVDREGAAGLIGSLCDSRLGFLNRLTTFATFGKGWSARVAAVRAAALLDAATPTSPSKPDQWSSIMDILSGYKTYITAGFMLLAGLAQVLGVDLPALDSGSAGHLIMESLAVIFLRQGLKGDIARA
- a CDS encoding baseplate megatron protein TIM-barrel domain-containing protein, translating into MSNSETAEAPAPDDELYGPASPQELAFSKTEQDAEALYFNWHKWALDKQRPPAGDWTTWLLLGGRGAGKTRAGAEWVRGLAARGVSPIALVGETMTEAASIMVRGDSGILGVHPDKERPRLKDNELYWPNGVRDMVMSASDPDRFRGPQFAAAWCDELGSGAVDKGANQPNIFGDDKSAESGGPHFSTGMADPLMQRQALRAHQAFWRDPANNPPGMVDIDRIYHWTWDARPWPAFPALTEVWSDGANHRTGHWLTGRLGGLSSDELAVALAAEHGVTLTAEASLPFVSGYTLGTATTGRAALEPLIAVTGQGLRHGPDGLHLGAASRQAAVTLEPALLAQGEGATLSRRRGDPAEKPGRLALSFVDRERDYLTGTVTALAQADGPLAGESMALVLDGAAARLAAERLLDGQSARRETLEFELPPAQLALEPGDVVAIAGLAEGPFEITAINDRLTRKVTVQALPALAAVAVGGDRSLRGGSDNAVRAVPLLALAQLPPLPAEPTRARLALAGYAQPWPGALQLVDETTGTSLASLARRGELGVLATPLAAGPRAVWDRGPGVEVTLHEGHLASAEDLAVLAGSNRLAVQTDVGAWEVIGFAAASLVAPGRYRLTGLLRGLESTGPAIGPAAIGARVIILDSRVATLPIETAWLGETRALRLYAGSGDVEGTPLTLAVDLGPALPLPPVHLRARRQPDGDIVLTWTRCSRADGDGWGLADAPLEHAPEAYRLTILDGGVVRRVIDVGSPTALYSSAEQLLDFGGLPGAFSFSVAQLSPVLGAGHAASGDFHG
- a CDS encoding KTSC domain-containing protein is translated as MSAVIRHIHYKPESRELSIWFGPEGRRYSYFDVPEAIFAGLRNAESRGRFFNQAIRDRFACVLVDPSAVRNRRWRALHPGSLPTSSTVPEQ
- a CDS encoding SDR family oxidoreductase, whose product is MMTTQKIALVTGANKGIGLEIARQLAQSGVTVLLGSRDLTRGQQAVAALRSDGLNVEAVQIDLNDEATIEAAAQMIGGRYSRLDILVNNAGIVDAEDGPPSVATIGAARRLMETNFLGTLAVTQAMLPLLRSSTAGRIVNLATMLGSLSINGDPSSPYYEARLIGYNASKAALNMLTVQLAAELKGAGIAVNSVAPGYVKTDLTGNNGFMTAEEGARLPVEYALFEDDTVSGRFVEPAGNAPW
- a CDS encoding TetR/AcrR family transcriptional regulator — translated: MDVAAPGHLSARKVPRQARSAVTVDAIFEATIQVLLAEGVHRLTTTRVAQRAGVSVGTMYQYFPHKQALLYALNERYLDRLADRVEDVCLHHHGKPTGIMVAALVTAYWEAKTERADVTRVLYSSAVELDNEALIDAFARRMDQATMTMLATAPGAKYVHLELVNATLLSVIFGTVRNVFERNMPLTLQVDIRKQLVAMCMSYLQGSGG
- a CDS encoding DUF2254 domain-containing protein; amino-acid sequence: MSQLTFHLRQIAQRMWFLPAAFSLLAVLSIVIAWFLARFAPENLPFTMPSDAVVSILTILASSLLTVAVFALSTMVAALSSASSATSPRAVALITADRGAQTAISMFIGAFLFAIVGIIGLSAGFYSEAGRLFLFAVTLAVVVLVVTALIRWIGQISAIGRVGHTIDRVERATREAFTLSGEHPVFDCRVQIIAPQGMPINAVKVGYVQHVDAGQLQALAQAHDLTIAITARPGTYVSPDRPLMRIEGVVPAEAVDELQAAFVVGDRRTFYSDPRFGLVVLGEIASKALSPGINDPGTAIDVVGTLVRVLIDRPAADPDWQPRHDRISVPPLDPTDLISDGFRPIARDGAATIEVVQRLLVGLRTLAFASPDLRAPALAMARDVAARARQAMTAESDLAALEAAMDFAREG
- a CDS encoding DUF2147 domain-containing protein, encoding MLNDTLPTLVLLLASLAPVFAEDPSPVGSWQTTTGESRYAVSLCGDGTELCARLTWLRADARSPENLAQLNTLVVREAGPVADNQWRGVVTYGGAVAGGSLTLVDEDRLSLRGCQFIACQQVEFVRI
- a CDS encoding Hsp70 family protein; this translates as MTPTWTNACGLDFGTSNSTFARVDAHGVPHLLALEDGKPTIPSVLFFGFEDDRLYFGRQAVAEYVSGADGRLLRSLKSVLGTALIGDSTRVKATSYGFVEIIGLFIAALKARAETELGAPVDSVVCGRPVHFVDDDAQADAAAQGQLEGAVRAQGFRHVEFQFEPIAAALDYERQVTSEKLALIVDLGGGTSDFSLVRVSPERARSSDRSADILATAGVHVGGTDFDRLLSMARVMPELGLGTLTRDGKRHLPVAPYYDLSTWHRINRLYTAQALRDLRGTGREAQAPERVSTMIALIEDRLGHRLIGAVETAKIALSDADRADFAFPVRDQVLAADISIADFTAALANSVERIETTIAETLRRAGIGSAQVDSLILTGGSTQVPAIASRLVALFPDAELVRTDVLGSVGLGLALDAARKFG
- a CDS encoding diguanylate cyclase domain-containing protein: MTDAMIDKDIGEPFWSRVRGALEALRPAPRADALTDDLPAMARAIGKRPKPGLRIEQELANGWTSAATRHVSLSLLVVEIDRMQDYLSAYGKPAADDCVASVMQAVADMLPRDSDVCLRWGASTFVVVLPDLPVLMARSSAAKMHDGVRRLGLEHKESHAGTVTVSIGLAVNNPRGAYDRKLFQTALEALKKAQRKGIGRLETIDLRPAQERKRKKAA
- a CDS encoding YcgN family cysteine cluster protein; translation: MAFWDEKTLDEMTETEWEALCDGCGRCCLLKLEDEDTGILITSDVRCQLLDGDTCACTDYPGRQAKVPDCIKLTPKNVREIPWIPTTCAYRRIAEGKGLAWWHPLVSGDPQTVVDVGVSISGRTVLECDVEPDTWEDHAVDWPEWEPPEEI